Proteins found in one Spirochaetota bacterium genomic segment:
- a CDS encoding methyl-accepting chemotaxis protein, with translation MARENFLERFFLNKYHDAPFIIQKKAQTLMYYTIVIGLLMIVLSAIFFLFLSERAVQANVVIFIVFVTTIVTLFMLKLGRYHGAANIFMLVVSLAVTAGLFAKVNRDAYAGYTTFIYFMIALIVQAMLFCEKKWIFSFTALFLVSDISFFFLVKDKLDPISLKAAKVGMVDSSFVIIFTFVLSYLVLRITEQAIEKSDEERRRSEESYARAGSLLGSVRETSKRLADSVEELSSTSNSFSEYSQNQAASAEEIMATIEEVSAGVDQVAIRAGEQFQSLTALVAKMNDLSTTIGSMGDDISEAVTLTGNIAANAKEGDRSLGDMSGSMQKIGESSKEMTGIVAIINGISDQINLLSLNATIEAARAGEAGRGFAVVADEISKLADRTADSLKEIDKLIKGNNSEIGSGLRNVDETVGVIRSIIEGVNTISSMMESLTNQMRVQQEINVDVNAEAAKVKQRSDEIKNSTEEQKTAVTEIVRSVASVNELTQSYAAGAERLSKSAKNVEFVADSLKNQILAQEA, from the coding sequence ATGGCCCGTGAAAACTTTCTGGAGCGTTTTTTTCTGAATAAATATCACGACGCTCCTTTTATAATCCAGAAGAAGGCGCAGACGCTGATGTATTATACCATTGTGATAGGCCTGTTGATGATTGTTCTCTCGGCCATCTTCTTCCTTTTCCTGTCCGAAAGGGCGGTGCAAGCGAACGTGGTCATCTTTATAGTTTTTGTCACAACCATTGTCACTCTGTTTATGTTGAAACTCGGTCGGTACCATGGGGCCGCCAATATCTTCATGCTGGTAGTTTCGCTCGCCGTAACGGCGGGGCTGTTCGCCAAGGTCAACCGCGACGCCTATGCGGGATATACGACCTTCATTTACTTCATGATAGCGCTCATAGTGCAGGCGATGCTTTTCTGCGAAAAAAAGTGGATATTCAGCTTCACGGCGCTGTTTCTTGTCAGCGACATCTCCTTCTTCTTTCTCGTGAAGGACAAACTCGATCCGATAAGCCTCAAGGCGGCCAAGGTCGGCATGGTCGACAGCAGCTTTGTCATCATCTTTACCTTCGTTCTGTCATACCTCGTACTGCGCATCACCGAGCAGGCGATTGAAAAATCGGACGAGGAGCGCAGGCGCAGCGAAGAAAGTTATGCGAGGGCGGGAAGCCTCCTCGGTTCGGTCCGCGAGACCTCGAAGCGCCTTGCCGATTCGGTCGAGGAACTCTCATCGACATCGAACTCGTTTTCGGAATATTCCCAGAACCAGGCGGCCTCGGCCGAGGAGATCATGGCGACGATCGAGGAGGTGTCGGCGGGAGTCGACCAGGTCGCAATTCGCGCGGGCGAGCAGTTCCAGAGCCTGACGGCGCTCGTCGCCAAGATGAACGACCTGTCAACGACGATCGGGTCGATGGGCGACGATATTTCCGAGGCCGTCACGCTTACCGGCAATATCGCCGCCAACGCCAAAGAGGGCGACCGTTCGCTCGGCGATATGAGTGGCAGCATGCAGAAGATCGGCGAGAGCTCGAAGGAGATGACCGGGATCGTCGCGATCATCAACGGGATATCCGATCAGATCAACCTGCTCTCGCTCAACGCCACCATCGAGGCGGCGCGTGCGGGCGAGGCCGGCAGAGGATTCGCCGTTGTCGCCGACGAGATATCCAAACTGGCTGACCGGACCGCCGACAGCCTCAAGGAGATAGACAAACTGATCAAGGGAAACAACAGCGAGATCGGCAGCGGCCTGCGCAACGTCGACGAAACGGTGGGGGTTATAAGGAGTATTATCGAGGGTGTAAACACGATAAGCTCCATGATGGAGTCCCTGACCAACCAGATGCGCGTGCAGCAGGAAATAAACGTGGATGTCAACGCGGAAGCGGCCAAGGTGAAGCAACGCTCGGACGAGATCAAAAACAGCACCGAGGAGCAGAAGACAGCGGTCACCGAGATCGTGCGCTCCGTGGCGAGCGTGAACGAGCTGACCCAGTCATACGCGGCGGGAGCGGAGAGGCTCTCGAAGAGCGCCAAAAACGTCGAATTTGTCGCGGATTCGCTTAAAAACCAGATACTTGCGCAGGAGGCCTGA